A single genomic interval of Juglans regia cultivar Chandler chromosome 1, Walnut 2.0, whole genome shotgun sequence harbors:
- the LOC108999396 gene encoding DNA repair protein RAD51 homolog, with protein MEQQRNQKMAQEQQHGEVEEIQHGPFPVEQLQASGIASIDIKKLRDAGLCTVESVAYSPRKDLLQIKGISEAKVDKIVEAASKVVPLGFTSASQLHAQRLEIIQITSGSRELDKILEGGIETGSITELYGEFRSGKTQLCHTLCVTCQLPLDQGGGEGKAMYIDAEGTFRPQRLLQIADRFGLNGADVLENVAYARAYNTDHQSRLLLEAASMMVETRFALMIVDSATALYRTDFSGRGELSARQMHLAKFLRSLQKLADEFGVAVVITNQVVAQVDGSALFAGPQIKPIGGNIMAHASTTRLALRKGRAEERICKVISSPCLAEAEARFQISAEGVTDVKD; from the exons ATGGAGCAGCAAAGGAATCAGAAGATGGCACAAGAACAACAACACGGCGAAGTTGAAGAGATACAGCATGGGCCATTCCCTGTTGAACAGCTTCAG GCGTCGGGCATTGCTTCCATTGATATTAAGAAGCTCAGAGATGCGGGTCTCTGCACTGTCGAATCTGTTGCGTACTCTCCTCGGAAGGATCTCCTGCAAATCAAAGGAATCAGCGAAGCTAAAGTTGACAAGATCGTTGAAGCAG CTTCAAAGGTAGTCCCTCTGGGTTTTACTAGTGCTAGCCAACTTCATGCTCAAAGGCttgaaattattcaaataacatcCGGATCAAGAGAGCTTGACAAGATCTTGGAAG GAGGAATCGAGACAGGATCTATTACTGAGTTATATGGTGAGTTCCGTTCTGGAAAGACTCAGCTGTGTCACACGCTCTGTGTCACTTGCCAA CTTCCATTAGATCAAGGAGGTGGTGAAGGAAAAGCAATGTACATCGATGCAGAGGGCACATTCAGGCCACAGAGACTCTTACAGATAGCAGACAG ATTTGGACTAAATGGTGCTGATGTCTTGGAGAATGTGGCCTATGCTAGAGCATATAACACCGATCATCAGTCGAGGCTTTTGCTTGAAGCAGCTTCAATGATGGTGGAAACAAG GTTTGCTCTTATGATAGTAGACAGTGCTACTGCTCTCTACAGAACAGATTTCTCTGGAAGGGGAGAACTTTCTGCCCGGCAGATGCATCTTGCAAAGTTTCTCCGGAGCCTTCAAAAGTTAGCAGATGAG TTTGGTGTGGCTGTTGTTATCACAAACCAAGTGGTTGCACAAGTGGATGGTTCAGCACTCTTTGCTGGGCCTCAAATCAAGCCTATTGGTGGTAACATTATGGCGCATGCTTCCACAACAAG GCTTGCTCTGCGGAAGGGAAGAGCAGAGGAGCGCATCTGTAAAGTAATAAGCTCTCCTTGTTTGGCCGAAGCTGAAGCACGGTTTCAGATTTCTGCAGAAGGTGTAACTGATGTCAAGGACTGA